One window of the Colletotrichum lupini chromosome 9, complete sequence genome contains the following:
- a CDS encoding glycosyl transferase group 1 encodes MLDPKAQSRQTPPIMVNPKQPGRQFSLGASAHRRRQMSNMHEQGNHFGPALTTLYCGISAVFADSHTAVVALAIHDTVYLLDFTVKHINLDDSSQTGNDAIADYVINTLEDYEHANFSKFIGAGLPMTLKYMSQTLCSRLWLELDIVPVVLRPDDEHKEKSFWDIKRVDEQADSMARKCIMNFGPSLVPLLQVGWRGVVQTDAGFRVQLNTIQNHKDTCGAPTWDATMFFAKLLRENKTKIAFFSSTPQGGGVALMRHALVRFARTIGVDLTWYVPKPRPGVFRVTKNIHNILQGVSHPDQRISAEEKQSIIDWITDNANRYWLSEGGPLRPPEEGGADVVMIDDPQMPGLIPLIKKITPDRPVLYRSHIQIRSDLTGKAGSPQEDIWNFLWSNIQHADMFISHPIPIFVPHNVPREKVVYLPATTDWLDGLNKPLNKWDTGYYGHIYNTACRNQGMTELEWPARKYIIQVARFDPSKGIPTVIDSYAEFRRLLEEKGETDIPQLVVCGNGSVDDPDASMIYDQTMNQLEKHYPHLVKDCSIMRLEPNDQLLNTVIANAHVVLQLSTREGFEVKVSEALHAGRPVIATLAGGIPLQVKDNVNGFLVKPGDYKAVAGHLLNLFTDADLHKKMSHAAATGVSDEVGTVGNALGWFYLAAKWAEVGVKPGLRGNERWVNDMAREEAGKPYSDSENRLPRHFTEKKEIPVVSGKTNGQNGDDGH; translated from the exons ATGCTAG ATCCCAAAGCTCAATCTCGCCAAACACCGCCCATCATGGTGAACCCTAAGCAGCCGGGTCGCCAGTTCTCACTGGGAGCTTCCGCTCACCGCAGGAGACAGATGAGTAACATGCACGAGCAAGGCAATCATTTTGGTCCAGCTTTGACT ACCCTCTACTGCGGTATCTCTGCCGTTTTCGCCGACTCCCACACTGCTGTGGTTGCCCTTGCGATCCATGACACTGTCTACCTCTTGGACTTCACGGTCAAGCATATCAACCTTGACGATAGCTCCCAGACCGGCAACGATGCCATTGCCGACTATGTCATCAATACTCTTGAAGACTATGAGCATGCCAACTTCTCCAAGTTCATTGGCGCTGGTCTGCCCATGACCCTCAAGTACATGAGCCAGACTCTGTGCTCCCGTCTTTGGCTCGAGCTCGACATCGTCCCCGTTGTCTTGCGCCCTGACGATGAGCACAAGGAGAAGAGCTTCTGGGACATCAAGCGCGTTGACGAGCAGGCCGATTCCATGGCCCGCAAGTGCATCAT GAATTTTGGACCTTCCCTCGTTCCTCTTCTCCAGGTTGGCTGGAGAGGTGTCGTCCAGACCGACGCGGGCTTCCGTGTGCAGCTCAACACTATCCAGAACCACAAGGATACCTGCGGTGCTCCGACTTGGGATGCCACCATGTTCTTTGCCAAGCTGCTTCGCGAGAACAAGACCAAGATTGCCTTCTTCAGCAGTACCCCTCAAGGTGGAGGAGTCGCGTTGATGCGACATGCTCTCGTTAGGTTTGCTCGAACTATTGGTGTCGACCTGACCTGGTATG TGCCCAAGCCAAGGCCTGGCGTCTTCAGGGTGACCAAGAATATCCACAACATCCTCCAGGGCGTCAGCCACCCCGATCAGCGCATCTCGGCTGAGGAGAAGCAGTCCATTATCGACTGGATCACGGACAATGCCAACCGTTACTGGCTTTCCGAGGGAGGTCCTCTGCGACCCCCCGAAGAGGGCGGAGCCGACGTTGTCATG ATTGATGACCCGCAAATGCCTGGCTTGATTCCCCTAATCAAGAAGATTACACCGGATCGTCCTGTCCTCTATAGATCCCACATCCAGATTCGCAGCGACCTCACTGGAAAGGCTGGCTCCCCTCAGGAGGACATCTGGAACTTCCTGTGGAGCAACATTCAGCATGCCGACATGTTCATCAGCCATCCCATTCCCATCTTCGTTCCGCACAACGTGCCTCGCGAGAAGGTGGTCTACCTCCCGGCCACCACTGATTGGCTCGATGGTCTAAACAAGCCTCTTAACAAGTGGGATACTGGCTACTATGGCCACATCTACAATACTGCCTGCCGTAACCAGGGAATGACTGAGCTGGAGTGGCCTGCGCGCAAGTACATCATCCAGGTGGCTCGCTTCGACCCGTCCAAGGGAATCCCCACCGTGATTGACTCCTATGCCGAATTCCGGCGTTTGTTGGAGGAGAAGGGCGAGACGGACATCCCTCAGCTCGTTGTCTGTGGCAATGGCTCAGTCGATGACCCTGACGCGAGCATGATCTACGATCAGACTATGAATCAGCTCGAGAAGCATTATCCTCACCTCGTCAAGGACTGCAGCATCATGCGCCTCGAGCCCAATGACCAGCTCCTCAACACCGTCATTGCCAACGCTCACGTTGTCCTTCAGCTCTCTACCCGCGAGGGTTTTGAGGTCAAGGTCTCGGAGGCGCTGCACGCTGGCCGTCCAGTCATTGCGACTCTTGCTGGCGGTATTCCGCTTCAGGTCAAGGATAACGTCAACGGCTTCTTGGTCAAGCCCGGCGACTACAAGGCCGTTGCAGGTCATCTGTTGAACCTCTTCACCGATGCTGACCTGCACAAGAAGATGAGCCACGCCGCCGCCACTGGTGTGAGCGATGAGGTCGGCACTGTCGGCAATGCTCTGGGCTGGTTCTACCTTGCCGCCAAGTGGGCCGAAGTCGGCGTCAAGCCTGGTCTGCGCGGCAATGAGCGCTGGGTCAATGACATGGCTCGCGAGGAGGCCGGCAAGCCTTACAGCGACAGCGAGAACCGTCTACCTCGTCACTTTActgagaagaaggagattcCCGTCGTCTCTGGAAAGACTAATGGCCAGAACGGTGACGATGGCCACTAA